The following coding sequences lie in one Musa acuminata AAA Group cultivar baxijiao chromosome BXJ1-8, Cavendish_Baxijiao_AAA, whole genome shotgun sequence genomic window:
- the LOC103994592 gene encoding BOI-related E3 ubiquitin-protein ligase 1, with protein sequence MAVRAQHPSNVLLLNRSEPEKKEMEFPGTAPGLLDQSMVYFANANGANGNPMKRAREVTGVSVASPPQQGHLINLFALEPLPASAPLPPPTLLSLAELQSLPRPFTPGGLRLALEGQNRYQSQKQSDPLLSSSSSVSSSLLSALPAEEFAARINRHKDEIEQYLHAQGEQLRRSLAEKHQKHYRALLASAEESAARRLREKELEVQRAQRRSTELEDRLACLRTESMAWQAKAMADQATAASLHAQLQHAASAAAAPPSGMGGGCNESPPAEEAGSAYVDPDRVEPERSCRACRRRAASVVLLPCRHLCLCDACDAATAAESCPVCRSVRTGSIQVCFS encoded by the exons ATGGCAGTTCGAGCCCAACACCCCTCCAACGTTCTGCTACTAAATAG AAGCGAGCCGGAGAAGAAGGAAATGGAATTCCCTGGAACCGCCCCTGGGCTTCTCGATCAGTCTATGGTTTACTTCGCCAATGCCAATGGAG CGAATGGGAACCCGATGAAGCGGGCAAGGGAAGTCACGGGCGTCTCGGTGGCGTCGCCGCCGCAGCAGGGTCACCTCATCAACCTCTTCGCCCTGGAACCCCTGCCCGCTTCGGCTCCGCTTCCACCTCCCACTCTTTTGAGCCTCGCCGAGCTTCAAAGCCTCCCCCGTCCCTTCACCCCCGGCGGCCTTCGTCTCGCCTTGGAAGGACAAAATCGGTACCAGAGCCAGAAACAATCCGATCCGCTTCTCTCTTCGTCTTCTTCCGTTTCCTCGTCCCTCCTCTCCGCCCTTCCGGCTGAAGAATTCGCTGCCCGAATCAACCGACACAAGGACGAAATCGAACAGTACCTCCACGCCCAG GGAGAGCAACTGCGGCGGTCGTTGGCGGAGAAGCATCAAAAGCACTACCGGGCCTTATTAGCCTCGGCGGAGGAGTCGGCCGCCCGGAGGTTGCGGGAGAAGGAGCTGGAGGTGCAGCGGGCGCAGCGGCGGAGCACGGAGCTCGAGGATCGACTCGCCTGCCTCCGAACGGAGTCGATGGCATGGCAAGCCAAAGCCATGGCGGACCAGGCGACCGCCGCATCCCTCCACGCCCAACTCCAACACGCCGCGTCTGCTGCCGCGGCTCCCCCCTCGGGGATGGGGGGCGGGTGCAACGAGTCCCCACCCGCCGAGGAAGCCGGGTCGGCCTACGTCGATCCGGACCGAGTCGAGCCGGAGCGGTCGTGCCGCGCGTGCCGGCGTCGGGCAGCCTCGGTGGTGCTCCTCCCGTGCCGCCACCTATGCCTCTGCGACGCCTGTGACGCCGCGACTGCCGCCGAGTCGTGCCCGGTTTGCCGCAGCGTCAGAACGGGAAGCATCCAAGTGTGCTTCTCGTAG
- the LOC135587605 gene encoding uncharacterized protein LOC135587605: MASSSPGSSGKIGDSITAITAIDGNITSQRPGAFEMPKPSLRGLNKPKCIKCGNVARSRCPFQSCKSCCAKAENPCHIHVLKHNGTLPDKPPPSSSTTIEQPSNDVSSSGASGRLNSLRQISTNVANILRARKPLNRKDAVNINRWRFMKLREHIERDIEVENEAFDRYMQNVNLLEETFSITQGTEPGDQTALVAGSSEKLVSEIKMKLKSNSERAESFQERTRNLIDQKLCELQKGEFVSDDCSINDDDLDDHREFKRSRQIMKWRHDRNSTMDDVINKLNKAHSEEDIRGCMDLKLQCTSDNLTSEDHSTPKQESADVTALSFCSPPKMWMTAHVDQDTLANINTQFSSLSSIAEL, translated from the exons ATGGCTTCTTCATCTCCGGGCTCTAGTGGCAAGATTGGTGACTCTATTACGGCCATCACGGCCATAGATGGCAACATAACATCACAACGGCCTGGTGCTTTTGAAATGCCAAAACCAAGCCTTCGGGGCCTTAACAAGCCCAAGTGCATCAAATGTGGCAATGTTGCTCGCTCTAG GTGCCCTTTTCAGTCATGCAAGAGTTGCTGCGCCAAAGCTGAAAATCCATGTCATATTCATG TTCTTAAACACAATGGTACTTTGCCGGACAAACCACCACCTTCTAGCTCCACGACGATAGAACAACCATCCAATGATGTGTCCTCATCAGG GGCTTCTGGGAGACTCAACTCACTCAGGCAGATTTCCACTAATGTTGCCAATATCTTACGAGCTAGGAAACCGTTGAACAGAAAG GATGCTGTGAATATAAACAGGTGGAGGTTTATGAAGTTAAGAGAGCATATTGAACGAGATATTGAAGTTGAAAACGAGGCATTTGATAGGTACATGCAAAATGTGAATTTACTGGAGGAAACATTCTCAATCACGCAAGGAACAGAACCGGGTGATCAGACTGCATTGGTTGCTGGTTCTTCTGAAAAATTGGTCTCTGAGATTAAGATGAAGCTGAAATCCAATTCTGAAAGAGCTGAGAGTTTTCAGGAGAGGACACGAAACCTCATCGACCAGAAATTATGTGAGTTGCAGAAAGGAGAATTCGTTTCTGATGATTGTTCAATAAATGATGATGACCTAGATGATCATAGAGAGTTCAAAAGATCAAGACAGATTATGAAATGGCGCCACGACAGAAATTCAACCATGGATGATGTAATCAATAAACTGAACAAAGCGCATAGTGAAGAAGATATAAGAGGTTGCATGGACTTGAAGCTGCAGTGCACATCTGATAATCTGACAAGTGAAGATCACTCGACACCCAAGCAAGAATCAGCAGACGTGACAGCTTTGTCATTTTGTTCTCCACCCAAGATGTGGATGACTGCCCATGTTGATCAAGATACTCTTGCAAACATCAACACACAGTTTTCATCTCTTAGCAGTATTGCAGAGTTGTGA